TGGGTTTTGGCAGCGGGTACATACGTGGCATGGTGATCACATCTTCCTTTGGCAGCGAGGCGAACACACCATCCGGAGTGGCGATCCTTGGGAGTGAAAAAATGCGATTAATTAAGAGTTGAGCGTTGTCCCTAGAGATGTCAAGCAAGCTGAGTGCCGTTTAGAATTTAGATTTTGAACTCACGTAGTGGCCTCGCAACTCTGCAGGCTCACAGGGGTTGCATCCAAAGCAACAAGGTTGCGCAAGCAATACTCCAGATTGTCAACCTTATTCGGCCTGCAGCTAATCCTGACGAAATATTTAAAAATCTCATTACACATTGGCTTAACTCACatgattaaggggcggttCGATGGAAGGACTATGCCATAAGGCGTTACGCGCCGCACGTCGCCACGCTCAAGAGCCAGATTCCAACCGGCATTTTACACCTCCAGGCGCGCGTGATATTTAGTGCCCTGTGTGTTATGTCTTAGTTTGGCACCTAGTTCGGCACGTATGTTAACGGCGTCGTGCACATCTGTGAGATTGCTGCCCGACATTTTCCCCACCCCCAATATCGCACCTCCGTATAATCACCTGGCGCTACAGAGGCAGAAACAAGATAGTCCGGAGCGCGAAAATTTAGAGGTTACGTGCGAGAATTGTCGAGTATATAGTCGCGCGTTCGGTGGACCCTGTGGCGCGATCGGGTTGCCTCCGGTGTAGTGAGCCTTCCTTTTTACAACTGATCAAACGGCCTTCCGCCCCGCAAACAGCGCGTCACTAAGTGGGCAAAAATTGCAATACAGATGCCATAGTTCGTGAAATCTGTGGTTCGCTTCGATTGCAACAAACCGTATCGCGTCATTTCTGTGCAGCTGTTCTTCTAGTGGTGCAGTATCCGTTTTGGGATCTTCCATATTACGCTCTTCCATCATTCGGAGGATTTGTACCAATCTGAGTTTTTTCTTTGCACAGGTCCATTATTTGGACCGCTGCTAAGTGGTTTGTTTTTTAACCTTCCGATTCGCAGGTTTATCGCGCCGCTTTTAGGGTAGGATGGCTTCCACGAAACCCATTGCGGTGGCCCCTAGGCCGATCAGTGGCGTGATGCCTGTGGGCGTCTTTCAGGGTCCAAGCGGTCGCAGTTCGTTCACTTCTGCTAGTCTATACGTGGGCGATCTTCTCCCCGAGGTTACGGAGGCGATGTTGTACGAAGTTTTCAATGGAGTAGGACCTGTGGCTTCCATACGTGTCTGCCGTGACAGCGTTACGCGTAAGAGTTTGGGTTATGCTTACGTGAATTACTACAACGTACAGGACGCAGAAACTGCGCTCGAGTGTTTAAATTATATCGACATTAAGGGTCACCCTGCTCGTATCATGTGGAGCGACAGAGACCCCAGTTTGCGTAAAAGCGGTACAGGTAATATCTTCGTGAAGAACCTCGACAAAGCCATTGACACCAAGGCACTGTATGACACGTTCAGTCATTTCGGCACTATTCTGTCTTGCAAAGTGGCCATGGACGCTCTCGGCAATTCCAAGGGTTATGGATTCGTGCATTACACGACTGAGGAGAGCGCAAAGGAAGCCATAGAAAAGGTGAATGGCATGCTTATAGGCAACAGCCAAGTTAGTGTCGCCCCGTTTGTGCACCGATACGAACGCGAGGCAACCCAGAGTGATGCATTCACAAACTTATACGTGCGCAATTTCCCTGATACATGGACGGAGGACGATTTGCGCGAGACCTTCAGCAAGTATGGTGAAATCACTAGCATGCTTTTAAAGACCGATGACAAGGGCCGGCGTTTTGCCTTTGTCAATTACTCTGAAACGTCCATGGCAAAGGCTGCCATGGAATCTGAGAATGGTGTAAAGCTCGAAGGTGCGGAAGAGCCTCTTTTGGTTTGCCAGCACATGGGCAAGGCGAGGCGTTACGCCATGCTGAAGGCCCAGTACGATTCGAGTGCTCAGGACCATCGTAACAAGTTTTTGGGTGTCAACCTTTACCTTAAAAACCTTGATGACGCCATCGATGACGCTGCTCTTCGTGACCTTTTCAAACAATACGGAACCGTGACTTCTTCGAAGGTTATGCGTGACCCTAATGGCGTAAGTCGTGGGTTTGGTTTTGTTTGCTTCTCTCGCCCCGACGAGGCCACCAAAGCCGTTGCGGGCATGCATTTGAAGCTTGTGAAGAACAAGCCTCTATACGTTGGTCTCGCCGAGAAGCGAGAGCAACGTGCCAGCCGTTTGCAACAACGCAGTAGACAGAACGAGTTGATGCAGTATGGAGACCGCCCTAGTTATATGCCGCTATACCCGCCGGACATGCCTCCACATGTGTACTACAACCAGGTAGGATTTCGTCCTACGATGCCTGCACAACCAATGACTGTTGCCCCGCGTGGGATGCGTATGATGGCGCCAGTCCCCATCGTCCACGGCCGAGGAGCGGCTTCTCCCCACGCGCTGCCACAGGGACGTCGTGCTACAGTGAAGCAGGTGCCATTGAGCGGATTTAAATTCACAGCTCAAGCTCGCAACCGCACGGAGATGCCGAATGGCGCTCCTTCCTCGCCACCACCATCACAGCCTGCCATTGATGGCGCGGCCATGCACAAACAAATGATTGGTGAGCGTTTGTTCCCCATTGTTGCTCGTGAAAATCCTGATTTGGCTGGAAAAATCACCGGAATGATGCTGGAGATGGACAACCAGGAGCTCATGGCCTTGCTGGATAatgagcagcagctgaaggaCAAAATACAGGAGGCGATGCGTGTCTTGCAACAGGCGTCTTGAGAACGTTCAGCTCAACATGGTATTCGGCCAACATGTTCGAATGTTGTGCACAAGATTGTTCACCGTGGTTTCGTGCTTTTGCTCACCACGAATGTGCCGTTATCGCTTTCTGGGTACTGGTGGCGCAAGTAATCGGGCGATACGCTGAAATTTGCAGCGTTACCGGATGGCAAGCTTTTCAACATCGGATGGCAATATCTCTATCAGACACAGAAGTAGAGGTCAATGTTGCGGGATGCGTTATTGGCTTGCATCGCGTGGCCCCATTACGGCAGCCTCTTGTAGATTTCGTGATTCGAAATCCAATTTGTGATAGGCCATAGAAAGCAGGGCACGT
This sequence is a window from Babesia bigemina genome assembly Bbig001, chromosome : I. Protein-coding genes within it:
- a CDS encoding polyadenylate binding protein, putative, which encodes MPVGVFQGPSGRSSFTSASLYVGDLLPEVTEAMLYEVFNGVGPVASIRVCRDSVTRKSLGYAYVNYYNVQDAETALECLNYIDIKGHPARIMWSDRDPSLRKSGTGNIFVKNLDKAIDTKALYDTFSHFGTILSCKVAMDALGNSKGYGFVHYTTEESAKEAIEKVNGMLIGNSQVSVAPFVHRYEREATQSDAFTNLYVRNFPDTWTEDDLRETFSKYGEITSMLLKTDDKGRRFAFVNYSETSMAKAAMESENGVKLEGAEEPLLVCQHMGKARRYAMLKAQYDSSAQDHRNKFLGVNLYLKNLDDAIDDAALRDLFKQYGTVTSSKVMRDPNGVSRGFGFVCFSRPDEATKAVAGMHLKLVKNKPLYVGLAEKREQRASRLQQRSRQNELMQYGDRPSYMPLYPPDMPPHVYYNQVGFRPTMPAQPMTVAPRGMRMMAPVPIVHGRGAASPHALPQGRRATVKQVPLSGFKFTAQARNRTEMPNGAPSSPPPSQPAIDGAAMHKQMIGERLFPIVARENPDLAGKITGMMLEMDNQELMALLDNEQQLKDKIQEAMRVLQQAS